A region of Rhodospirillales bacterium DNA encodes the following proteins:
- a CDS encoding YcgN family cysteine cluster protein has translation MTKPRSPATSKPAAAAPRASVAARIAGVAGAAPKGGRGAPVDPAEVASQELPFWKRKTLAKMTKAEWESLCDGCGKCCVNKLEYEDTGAIVQTNTCCQLLDTHSCLCKDYPNRKKIVPECIQLTPKVVETMDWLPRSCAYRLVWQGRDLFWWHPLISGDPETVHTAGVSARDKVISELEAGDINDHVLDDWL, from the coding sequence ATGACCAAGCCCCGGTCGCCCGCGACGTCCAAGCCCGCGGCGGCGGCGCCGCGCGCGTCGGTCGCGGCGCGGATCGCTGGGGTCGCCGGCGCGGCGCCCAAGGGCGGCCGCGGCGCGCCGGTCGATCCGGCCGAGGTCGCCTCGCAGGAGCTGCCGTTCTGGAAGCGCAAGACGCTGGCGAAGATGACCAAGGCGGAATGGGAGTCGCTGTGCGACGGCTGCGGCAAATGCTGCGTCAACAAGCTGGAGTACGAGGACACCGGCGCGATCGTGCAGACCAACACCTGCTGCCAGCTGCTCGACACGCATTCCTGCCTCTGCAAGGACTACCCCAACCGCAAGAAGATCGTGCCGGAGTGCATCCAGCTCACGCCCAAGGTGGTCGAGACGATGGACTGGCTGCCGCGCAGCTGCGCCTACCGGTTGGTGTGGCAGGGCCGCGACCTGTTCTGGTGGCATCCCCTGATCTCGGGCGACCCCGAGACGGTGCACACCGCCGGCGTCTCGGCCCGCGACAAGGTGATCTCCGAGCTCGAGGCCGGCGACATCAACGACCATGTCCTCGACGACTGGCTCTGA
- a CDS encoding GNAT family N-acetyltransferase → MSSTTGSEGGGPSLETARLRLRPWAARDLAPFAAMNADPRVMEHFPGTLTRAESDALVARIEEHFVRHGFGLWVIEVAADGAFAGFTGLAVPRFEAPFTPCVEIGWRLAPAHWGQGYATEAARAALVFGFKTAGLEEIVSFTVPANLPSRRVMERLGMTRDPQDDFDHPALPPGHELRRHVLYRLRRTDWARSTS, encoded by the coding sequence ATGTCCTCGACGACTGGCTCTGAAGGCGGCGGACCCAGTCTGGAGACGGCGCGCCTGCGGCTGCGTCCGTGGGCGGCGCGCGATCTGGCGCCGTTCGCCGCCATGAACGCCGATCCGCGCGTGATGGAGCACTTCCCCGGCACACTGACGCGGGCCGAGAGCGACGCGTTGGTGGCGCGCATCGAAGAGCATTTCGTCCGCCACGGCTTCGGTTTATGGGTGATCGAGGTCGCCGCCGACGGCGCCTTCGCCGGCTTCACGGGCCTGGCGGTGCCGCGCTTCGAGGCGCCTTTCACGCCCTGCGTCGAGATCGGCTGGCGGCTGGCGCCCGCCCACTGGGGCCAAGGCTACGCCACCGAGGCGGCCCGGGCCGCGCTCGTCTTCGGGTTCAAGACGGCCGGTCTGGAGGAGATCGTCTCGTTCACCGTGCCCGCCAACCTGCCGTCGCGCCGCGTGATGGAGCGGCTGGGCATGACGCGCGATCCGCAGGACGATTTCGACCATCCCGCCCTGCCGCCCGGCCACGAACTGCGCCGGCACGTGCTCTACCGCCTCCGGCGGACCGATTGGGCGCGCTCAACCTCTTGA
- a CDS encoding branched-chain amino acid aminotransferase, with translation MDTITFFEGKWHDGSPNLMGPRDHAFWLSSIVFDGGRAYDGCGPDLDLHSARVVRSARALGLNPTKTAAEILELSKEGVRKFGPTAELYVRPMFWATKGGAGPISVDPDSVKFCLCIYVAPMPKAGSLTLGLCRTIRRPTPETAPTDAKASCLYPNSSRGVAEVLKRGFLNGVVLDAMGNVAETCSSNLFLVKDGVVVTPVANGSFLAGITRNRAIDLLRRSGATVVERTVTPDELDTADEIFTTGNAGKVQACTRYESRDLQPGPVARKAAELYRDFAQTQRVV, from the coding sequence ATGGACACGATCACCTTCTTCGAGGGCAAGTGGCACGACGGCAGCCCCAATCTGATGGGCCCGCGCGACCACGCCTTCTGGCTGTCGTCGATCGTGTTCGACGGCGGCCGCGCCTACGACGGCTGCGGCCCCGACCTCGACCTGCACTCCGCCCGCGTCGTGCGCTCGGCGCGCGCGCTGGGCCTCAATCCGACCAAGACGGCCGCGGAGATCCTCGAGCTCAGCAAGGAGGGGGTGCGCAAGTTCGGCCCCACGGCCGAGCTCTACGTGCGGCCGATGTTCTGGGCGACGAAGGGCGGCGCCGGGCCGATCTCGGTCGATCCCGACAGCGTCAAATTCTGCCTGTGCATCTACGTGGCGCCGATGCCGAAGGCCGGCAGCCTCACCCTGGGCCTGTGCCGCACCATCCGCCGGCCGACGCCGGAGACCGCGCCGACCGACGCCAAGGCGTCGTGCCTCTACCCCAATTCCAGCCGCGGCGTCGCCGAGGTGCTGAAGCGCGGCTTCCTCAACGGCGTCGTGCTCGACGCCATGGGCAACGTCGCGGAGACCTGCAGCTCCAATCTGTTCCTGGTGAAGGACGGCGTGGTCGTCACGCCGGTGGCCAACGGCTCGTTCCTCGCCGGAATCACGCGCAACCGCGCCATCGACCTGCTGCGCCGGTCCGGCGCCACGGTGGTCGAGCGCACCGTCACGCCGGACGAGCTCGACACCGCCGACGAGATCTTCACCACCGGCAACGCCGGCAAGGTGCAGGCCTGCACGCGCTACGAGAGCCGCGACCTGCAGCCCGGCCCGGTGGCGCGCAAGGCCGCCGAGCTCTACCGCGACTTCGCGCAGACGCAGCGCGTGGTGTGA
- a CDS encoding altronate dehydratase, with protein MAAPLVIRLHAADNVVVARMDLLPGTEIEPGVAVAQRVPPGHKASTTAIARGAPIRKYNQIIGFATDDLPAGTHVHTHNCVMGDFERDYAFCADSRPTDYVADPATFQGYRRADGRAATRNYVGIVTTVNCSAATSRMIASKLAPLLEAYPNIDGVVPLTHGGGCGMAASGLEMDVLRRTLAGYTRHPNMAAVVVLGLGCETNQIAGLMHAEGLKEGPKLIPMAIQEEGGVAKTVGRAVGFLKEILPEANAVRREPIPAGELILALQCGGSDGYSGISANPALGAAVDLLVRNGGSAVLSETPEIYGAEHLLTRRAASREVGEKIVERIKWWEDHCARTGGEMNNNPSPGNKAGGLTTILEKSLGAVAKGGTTNLVDVYKYAEPITAKGFVYMDSPGYDPVSATGQVAGGANVLCFTTGRGSVFGCKPTPSIKLATNTALYRRMTDDMDINCGTIVDGDESIQESGRAIFDLVLRVASGEKTKSEALGIGDDEFEPWKIGATM; from the coding sequence ATGGCCGCGCCGCTCGTCATCCGCCTGCATGCCGCCGACAACGTCGTCGTCGCGCGCATGGACCTGCTGCCCGGCACCGAGATCGAGCCGGGGGTCGCCGTGGCCCAGCGCGTGCCGCCCGGCCACAAGGCCTCGACGACGGCGATCGCCAGAGGCGCGCCGATCCGCAAGTACAACCAGATCATCGGCTTCGCGACCGACGATCTGCCGGCCGGCACCCACGTGCACACGCACAACTGCGTCATGGGCGATTTCGAGCGCGACTACGCGTTCTGCGCCGATTCGCGCCCGACCGACTACGTCGCCGATCCCGCGACGTTCCAGGGCTACCGCCGCGCCGACGGCCGCGCCGCGACGCGCAACTACGTCGGCATCGTCACCACCGTGAACTGCTCGGCCGCGACCAGCCGGATGATCGCCAGCAAGCTGGCGCCGCTGCTCGAGGCCTACCCCAACATCGACGGCGTCGTGCCGTTGACCCATGGCGGCGGCTGCGGCATGGCGGCGTCGGGACTGGAGATGGACGTGCTGCGCCGCACGCTCGCGGGCTACACGCGCCATCCCAACATGGCCGCCGTCGTCGTGCTCGGCCTCGGCTGCGAGACCAACCAGATCGCCGGCCTCATGCACGCCGAGGGCCTGAAGGAGGGCCCGAAGCTGATCCCGATGGCGATCCAGGAGGAGGGCGGCGTGGCCAAGACGGTCGGTCGCGCCGTCGGCTTCCTCAAGGAGATCCTGCCCGAGGCGAACGCGGTGCGGCGCGAGCCGATCCCGGCCGGTGAGCTGATCCTGGCGCTGCAATGCGGCGGCTCGGACGGCTATTCCGGCATCTCGGCCAACCCGGCGCTCGGCGCCGCCGTCGACCTGCTGGTGCGCAACGGCGGCTCGGCCGTGCTGTCGGAGACGCCGGAGATCTACGGCGCCGAGCATCTGCTGACGCGCCGCGCCGCCAGCCGCGAGGTGGGCGAGAAGATCGTCGAGCGCATCAAATGGTGGGAGGACCATTGCGCGCGCACCGGCGGCGAGATGAACAACAACCCGTCGCCGGGCAACAAGGCCGGCGGCCTGACGACGATCCTCGAGAAGTCGCTGGGCGCCGTCGCCAAGGGCGGCACCACGAATCTCGTCGACGTCTACAAATACGCCGAGCCGATCACCGCCAAGGGTTTCGTCTACATGGATTCGCCCGGCTACGATCCGGTGTCGGCGACCGGCCAGGTGGCCGGCGGCGCCAACGTGCTGTGCTTCACCACCGGCCGCGGCAGCGTGTTCGGCTGCAAGCCCACGCCGTCGATCAAGCTCGCGACCAACACCGCGCTCTACCGCCGCATGACCGACGACATGGACATCAACTGCGGCACCATCGTCGACGGCGACGAGTCGATCCAGGAATCCGGCCGCGCGATCTTCGACCTGGTCCTGCGGGTGGCGTCCGGCGAGAAGACCAAGAGCGAGGCGCTGGGCATCGGCGACGACGAGTTCGAGCCGTGGAAGATCGGCGCGACGATGTGA
- a CDS encoding tripartite tricarboxylate transporter substrate binding protein, whose amino-acid sequence MRIERRALLGGALATGVAGALARAQEYPTKPVRIVVPYSAGGGADTTARLIAPKLQEALGQTVVVDNKPGAGGMIGDDFVAKAAPDGHTLLIGAFAHAVNPSLQAKMPFRTPDDFAAISLLVVVPELLVVTPGFAAKNVAELVAMAKAQPGKLSYASSGQGSAQHLAAELFKLRTGTDIQHVPYKGGALAIVDIAAGHVPFYFGNMSSAWPHAKAGRVRALGVTSAKRSPAAPDVPTMAEAGVTGLEMSEWNALLAPAGTPAAIVARLHREVAKIVKAEDMRAKFAELGAETVGGTPDELAAFLKAEIARWGEVVRTAKIKIE is encoded by the coding sequence ATGCGGATCGAACGACGCGCGCTGCTCGGCGGCGCGCTGGCGACGGGCGTCGCCGGCGCGTTGGCGCGGGCGCAGGAGTACCCGACCAAGCCCGTGCGCATCGTCGTGCCGTATTCGGCCGGCGGCGGCGCCGACACCACGGCGCGGCTGATCGCGCCGAAGCTCCAGGAGGCGCTCGGCCAGACCGTCGTGGTCGACAACAAGCCCGGCGCGGGCGGCATGATCGGCGACGATTTCGTGGCCAAAGCGGCCCCCGACGGGCACACGCTGCTGATCGGCGCCTTCGCGCACGCGGTCAATCCGTCGTTGCAGGCCAAGATGCCGTTCCGCACGCCGGACGATTTCGCGGCGATCTCGCTGCTGGTGGTCGTGCCGGAGCTGCTGGTGGTGACGCCGGGCTTCGCCGCGAAGAACGTCGCCGAGCTCGTGGCGATGGCCAAGGCCCAGCCGGGCAAGCTGTCCTACGCCTCCTCGGGGCAGGGCTCGGCGCAGCACCTCGCGGCCGAGCTGTTCAAGCTGCGCACCGGCACCGACATCCAGCACGTGCCCTACAAGGGCGGCGCGCTGGCGATCGTCGACATCGCGGCCGGACACGTGCCGTTCTATTTCGGCAACATGAGCTCGGCCTGGCCGCACGCCAAGGCCGGCCGCGTCCGCGCGCTGGGCGTCACCAGCGCCAAGCGCTCGCCGGCGGCGCCCGACGTGCCGACCATGGCCGAGGCGGGCGTGACCGGTCTCGAGATGTCGGAGTGGAACGCGCTCCTGGCGCCGGCCGGCACGCCGGCCGCCATTGTCGCGCGCCTGCACCGCGAGGTCGCGAAGATCGTCAAGGCGGAGGACATGCGCGCCAAGTTCGCCGAGCTCGGCGCCGAGACGGTCGGCGGCACGCCGGACGAGCTGGCGGCGTTCCTGAAAGCGGAGATCGCGCGCTGGGGCGAGGTCGTGAGGACCGCGAAGATCAAGATCGAATGA
- a CDS encoding tetratricopeptide repeat protein — protein MTRRARITAGAFVLSILAAAAATARPDADWDRCRGSDAPDVVIAACGAVIAAGATNERLAVAHHNRGVAHQLQGARGLAIRDYDEAIRRDPGVADSHYNRGLVHALDGRHDRALADFDRAIALDPAVAVFYDDRGQSHFARGAYDLALADYDRALAIDPDDARFHGNRGNARYMKGDLAGALADYDRAIALKADYAFAYNNRCWVRTVAGRAGEALRDCDESLRLAPGTAHGLGSRALAHLALGRASMARIDIEAALRAGPEDGQRHYVRGMVLLAQALPDDAARAFAEARRLAPPGKFERWERELDPLRKP, from the coding sequence ATGACGCGGCGGGCGCGGATCACGGCGGGCGCGTTCGTCCTGTCGATCCTCGCGGCCGCCGCGGCGACGGCGCGGCCGGACGCCGACTGGGACCGCTGCCGCGGATCGGACGCGCCCGACGTGGTGATCGCGGCCTGCGGCGCGGTCATCGCCGCCGGCGCCACCAACGAGCGGCTGGCGGTGGCGCACCACAACCGCGGCGTGGCGCACCAGCTCCAGGGCGCGCGCGGACTGGCGATCCGCGACTACGACGAGGCCATCCGCCGCGATCCCGGCGTCGCCGACAGCCACTACAACCGCGGCCTCGTGCACGCGCTCGACGGAAGGCACGACCGCGCGCTGGCCGATTTCGACCGCGCCATCGCGCTCGATCCCGCCGTCGCCGTCTTCTACGACGACCGCGGCCAGTCGCACTTCGCGCGCGGCGCCTACGACCTCGCGCTGGCCGACTACGACCGCGCCCTGGCGATCGATCCCGACGACGCGCGCTTCCACGGCAACCGCGGCAACGCGCGCTACATGAAGGGCGACCTCGCGGGGGCGCTGGCGGACTACGACCGCGCCATCGCGCTGAAGGCGGACTACGCCTTCGCCTACAACAACCGCTGCTGGGTGCGCACGGTGGCCGGCCGCGCCGGGGAGGCGCTGCGCGACTGCGACGAGTCGCTGCGGCTGGCGCCGGGCACGGCGCACGGGCTGGGCTCGCGCGCGCTGGCGCATCTGGCGCTCGGCCGCGCCTCGATGGCGCGCATCGACATCGAGGCGGCGCTGCGCGCCGGGCCGGAGGACGGCCAGCGCCACTACGTGCGCGGCATGGTGCTGCTGGCGCAGGCGCTGCCCGACGACGCCGCGCGCGCCTTCGCCGAGGCGCGCCGGCTGGCGCCGCCCGGCAAGTTCGAGCGCTGGGAGCGCGAGCTGGATCCGTTGCGGAAGCCGTAG
- a CDS encoding amidase: protein MMDTDLHYMDAVEIGRRIAAREVSSVEATRAQLARIEALAPRLKAYATLTADLALGQAARADAELARGDRRGPLHGVPIAVKDLCFTKGIPTAGGMAIHRDFRPGHDATVVTRLRDAGTVLLGKLQLTEGAFGQHHPSIDPPVNPWSAAHWTGVSSSGSGVATAAGLCFGSLGTDTGGSIRFPSTMNNVTGLKPTWGRVSRHGVFALGESLDHVGPMCRSAIDAAAMLGILAGADADDPTAVQDAVPDYLGAIDGGVRGLRIGIDRGGNAVASDSNFVAAVEEGARVLGGLGAEIVDVSLPAPDEVVRDWLPMCGVEAAVVHAATFPAREAEYGPVLAGLLRTGRAVDGMEMHAMQMRRARYTGALARLFTRVDLLLAPVMDEAAPTLELMRERTERLSPADALAARYRRMRFTAPFDMSGSPTLTLPGGATAEGMPVGFQIVGRPMDEAAILRAGHAFQRATSHHRRRPPL from the coding sequence GTGATGGACACCGACCTCCACTACATGGACGCCGTCGAGATCGGGCGGCGGATCGCGGCGCGCGAGGTGTCGTCGGTCGAGGCGACGCGCGCGCAACTGGCGCGCATCGAGGCGCTGGCGCCGCGGCTGAAGGCCTACGCGACGCTCACCGCCGATCTGGCGCTGGGGCAGGCGGCGCGGGCAGACGCCGAACTGGCGCGCGGCGATAGGCGCGGGCCGCTGCACGGCGTGCCGATCGCGGTGAAGGATCTGTGCTTCACCAAGGGGATTCCGACCGCCGGCGGCATGGCGATCCACCGCGATTTCCGGCCCGGCCACGACGCCACGGTCGTCACGCGCCTGCGCGACGCCGGCACCGTCCTGCTCGGCAAGCTCCAGCTCACCGAGGGCGCTTTCGGCCAGCACCATCCCTCGATCGATCCGCCGGTCAACCCGTGGAGCGCGGCGCACTGGACCGGCGTGTCGTCGTCCGGGTCCGGCGTGGCGACGGCGGCCGGGCTTTGTTTCGGCTCGCTGGGCACCGACACCGGCGGCTCGATCCGCTTCCCCTCGACCATGAACAACGTCACCGGCCTGAAGCCGACCTGGGGCCGCGTCAGCCGCCACGGCGTCTTCGCGCTGGGCGAGTCGCTGGACCATGTCGGGCCGATGTGCCGCTCCGCGATCGACGCCGCGGCGATGCTCGGGATATTGGCCGGCGCCGATGCCGACGATCCGACGGCGGTTCAGGACGCGGTGCCCGACTATCTCGGCGCCATCGACGGCGGCGTGCGTGGCCTGCGCATCGGCATCGACCGCGGCGGCAACGCGGTCGCCTCGGATTCGAACTTCGTCGCCGCGGTGGAGGAGGGCGCCCGCGTCCTCGGCGGGCTCGGCGCCGAGATCGTCGACGTGTCGCTGCCGGCGCCCGACGAGGTCGTGCGCGACTGGCTGCCGATGTGCGGCGTCGAGGCCGCCGTGGTCCACGCCGCCACGTTTCCGGCGCGCGAGGCCGAGTACGGTCCGGTGCTGGCGGGTCTGCTGCGCACCGGCCGCGCCGTGGACGGCATGGAGATGCACGCGATGCAGATGCGGCGGGCGCGCTACACCGGCGCGCTGGCGCGCCTGTTCACGCGGGTCGATCTGCTGCTGGCGCCGGTGATGGACGAGGCCGCGCCGACGCTGGAGCTGATGCGCGAGCGCACCGAGCGGCTGTCGCCGGCCGACGCGCTGGCGGCGCGCTACCGGCGCATGCGCTTCACCGCGCCGTTCGACATGAGCGGTAGCCCGACATTGACGCTGCCGGGCGGCGCGACGGCCGAGGGCATGCCGGTCGGATTCCAGATCGTCGGCCGTCCCATGGACGAGGCCGCGATCCTGCGCGCCGGGCACGCCTTCCAGCGCGCCACGTCGCACCACCGCCGCCGTCCGCCGCTGTAG
- a CDS encoding adenylate/guanylate cyclase domain-containing protein yields the protein MAPPETPPTPVKRRLSAIVSADVVGFSRMVEADETTTLSAVAGIYVNVVKPAVSRHGGRVVKTAGDSALMEFESAVDAVRCAVEIQEGVTAGGAGVPAERRVALRVGINVADVVVDGDDIFGDGINVAARLQGLAEPGGILVSDRVREDVAGKFERPLRDLGWRGVRNIARPLRVWSVDWSTAPAARPAPAAVESDAPSRPSIVVLPFDNLDRDPARDAFVDGMCEDVTTELSRFASLFVIARNSAFTYKGRAVDVRQVARELGVRYALEGSVRMSGKRARINAQLVDAASGAHLWAERYDCVVEDVFDVQEDITRRIVAAVAPEVEAAEVATVRRQRPAHFGAYEMALGAWADAMQAYVRVDAGLRDRAIAQAEAAIALDPRCARAWTTIAFACWQHANFRTGGPLETMIERTIDAGRRALEIDRAQYMAHVYKGAALWLAQRFDEALDDMQEAWRQNPNDVGTLVALGWAEVASGDTAAGKGHLREALRLSPRDPQQYNVYTCLCAGAFVDGDYAAGVEWGTLGKRQQPDYAPILHYLALNHAGLGDLARAAAEIERIRRIAPQWLEQRLAGFSALVRPADRERSLKLLRLAAGVAE from the coding sequence GTGGCGCCCCCTGAGACGCCCCCGACGCCGGTGAAGCGCCGGCTCAGCGCGATCGTGAGCGCCGACGTCGTCGGCTTCAGCCGCATGGTCGAGGCCGACGAGACGACGACGCTGTCGGCGGTCGCCGGCATCTACGTCAACGTCGTGAAGCCGGCGGTGTCGCGCCATGGCGGCCGCGTCGTGAAGACCGCCGGCGACTCGGCGTTGATGGAGTTCGAGTCGGCGGTGGACGCCGTGCGCTGCGCGGTCGAGATCCAGGAGGGCGTCACCGCCGGTGGCGCGGGCGTGCCGGCGGAGCGGCGCGTGGCGCTGCGCGTCGGCATCAACGTCGCCGACGTCGTGGTCGACGGCGACGACATCTTCGGCGACGGCATCAACGTGGCGGCCCGCCTGCAGGGGCTGGCCGAGCCCGGCGGCATCCTGGTGTCGGACCGCGTGCGCGAGGACGTCGCCGGCAAGTTCGAGCGCCCGCTGCGCGACCTCGGCTGGCGCGGCGTGCGCAACATCGCGCGGCCGCTGCGGGTGTGGAGCGTCGACTGGTCGACGGCGCCGGCGGCGCGCCCGGCGCCGGCCGCCGTCGAGTCCGACGCGCCGTCGCGGCCCTCGATCGTCGTGCTGCCGTTCGACAACCTCGACCGCGACCCCGCCCGCGACGCCTTCGTCGACGGCATGTGCGAGGACGTCACCACCGAGCTGTCGCGCTTCGCCTCGCTGTTCGTGATCGCGCGCAACAGCGCCTTCACGTACAAGGGCCGCGCCGTCGACGTGCGCCAGGTCGCGCGCGAGCTGGGCGTGCGCTACGCGCTGGAGGGCAGCGTCCGCATGTCCGGCAAGCGCGCCCGCATCAACGCCCAGCTGGTCGACGCCGCCAGCGGCGCGCATCTCTGGGCCGAGCGCTACGACTGCGTCGTCGAGGACGTGTTCGACGTCCAGGAGGACATCACCCGCCGCATCGTCGCGGCCGTGGCGCCGGAGGTCGAGGCGGCCGAGGTGGCGACCGTGCGCCGCCAGCGGCCGGCGCATTTCGGCGCCTACGAGATGGCGCTGGGCGCTTGGGCCGACGCCATGCAGGCCTACGTGCGAGTCGACGCCGGCCTGCGCGACCGCGCGATCGCCCAGGCCGAGGCGGCCATCGCGCTCGATCCGCGCTGCGCGCGCGCCTGGACGACGATCGCCTTCGCCTGCTGGCAGCACGCCAATTTCCGCACCGGCGGGCCGCTCGAGACGATGATCGAGCGCACCATCGACGCCGGAAGGCGCGCGCTGGAGATCGACCGCGCGCAGTACATGGCGCACGTCTACAAGGGCGCGGCGCTCTGGCTGGCGCAGCGCTTCGACGAGGCGCTGGACGACATGCAGGAGGCGTGGCGCCAGAACCCCAACGACGTCGGCACGCTGGTCGCGCTGGGCTGGGCCGAGGTCGCGTCCGGCGACACCGCCGCGGGGAAGGGCCATCTGCGCGAGGCGCTGCGGCTGAGCCCGCGCGATCCGCAGCAGTACAACGTCTACACCTGCCTGTGCGCCGGCGCCTTCGTCGACGGCGACTACGCCGCCGGCGTCGAGTGGGGCACGCTGGGCAAGCGCCAGCAGCCGGACTACGCGCCGATCCTGCACTACCTCGCCCTCAACCACGCCGGGCTCGGCGACCTGGCGCGCGCCGCCGCCGAGATCGAGCGGATCCGCCGCATCGCGCCGCAATGGCTGGAGCAGCGCCTCGCCGGCTTCTCGGCGCTGGTGCGCCCCGCCGACCGCGAACGCTCGCTGAAGCTGCTGCGCCTCGCCGCCGGCGTCGCGGAATAG
- the rpmB gene encoding 50S ribosomal protein L28, producing the protein MSRRCELSGKGVQVGNNVSHANNKTKRRFLPNLQPASVLSDALGHAVRLRLTPRAIRTIEHNGGIDSYLLGTNTSKLTPEMKTLKKRVETAKAKREKKAA; encoded by the coding sequence ATGTCCCGCCGCTGCGAGCTCTCCGGCAAAGGCGTCCAGGTCGGCAACAACGTCAGCCACGCCAACAACAAGACCAAGCGCCGGTTCCTGCCGAACCTGCAGCCGGCCTCGGTGCTGTCGGACGCGCTGGGCCACGCCGTGCGTCTGCGCCTGACGCCGCGCGCCATCCGCACGATCGAGCACAACGGCGGCATCGACTCCTACCTGCTGGGCACCAACACCAGCAAGCTGACGCCGGAGATGAAGACGCTGAAGAAGCGCGTCGAGACGGCGAAGGCCAAGCGCGAGAAGAAGGCGGCCTGA